Part of the Eikenella corrodens genome is shown below.
TTGTACCTCGCATGGCAGTGGGAATTTCGGTTTTCAGGTAGCCTCGCTTGGGTAGCGGCTTAGTTTATAATGCCACATTTGCCCATTTTACAGTGGGTGCAATACAGATAATGATGTTTCAGGTAGCCTTTTCTATTTCCGGCTGCCTGGGTTAATTAAGCGAATTCAATTTAAATCAGAACAAGGCGGCGAGCCGCAGATCGTGCACACGTACGGCAAGGCGGGCTAATGCAATATCGGTTTAAATCGAACTCACGAGAAATGATTTAAGGAAGTTTTATGCTTTTATGGTTGGCCAAGCTCAGCAACTGGATTTCGGCGCTGAACATTTTCCAATACACCACTTTCCGCTCGGTGATGGCGGCGCTTACGGCTTTGGCGTTCAGCCTGATGCTGGGGCCGTGGACCATCCGCAAGCTCACCGAGCTCAAGGCCGGCCAGGCCATCCGCAGCGACGGGCCGCAAACCCATCTGGCCAAGGCGGGCACGCCCACCATGGGCGGGGTGTTGATTTTGGTGTCGATTACGGTGTCCACGCTGTTGTGGGGCAATATTTCGCGCCCGTATATCTGGATTCTGCTGGGCGTGCTGCTGGGCACGGGCGCGCTGGGCTTCTACGACGACTGGCGCAAGGTGGTGTATAAAGACCCGCACGGCGTGTCGGCCAAATTCAAGATGGTGTGGCAGAGCAGCGTGGCGCTGGCGGCAGGGGTGCTGCTGTTTTATGTGGCGAGCAATTCGGCGAACAATATTTTAATCGTGCCGTTTTTCAAACAGGTTGCGCTGCCTTTGGGCGTGCTGGGCTTTGTGGTGTTGTCGTATTTCACCATTGTCGGCACGTCCAATGCGGTAAACCTGACCGACGGCTTGGACGGCCTGGCGGCTTTCCCGGTGGTGCTGGTGGCCGGCGGGATGGCGGTGTTTGCCTATGCCACCGGGCACTGGCAGTTTGCACGCTATTTGCAGCTGCCCTTCGTGCCGGGGGCGAACGAGGTAATGGTATTCTGCGCGGCCATGTGCGGCGCGTGTTTGGGCTTTTTGTGGTTCAACGCGGCACCGGCGCAGGTGTTTATGGGCGACGTGGGCGCGTTGGCGCTGGGCGCGGCGCTGGGCACGGTGGCCGTAATCGTGCGGCAGGAATTTGTGCTGGTGATTATGGGCGGGCTGTTTGTGGTGGAGGCTTTGTCGGTGATGCTACAGGTGGGCTGGTATAAGAAAACCAAAAAACGCATCTTCCTGATGGCGCCGATCCACCACCATTTCGAGCAGAAGGGCTGGAAGGAAACGCAGGTGGTGGTGCGCTTTTGGATCATCACCATCGTGCTGGTGCTGGTGGGCTTGAGCACGCTGAAAATCCGTTAAGCGGTTTTCAGGTAGCCTTATCCGGCTCAAGAGGGGCTACCTGAAAGCGGACACGGTAGGCTGCTGTGAAGCCGAAACTTATTTAAAGGAATCTGGTTATGCTGCTACACATGCTAATTTTGCTGGTCTTTGCCAAAATGCAGGATTTCGCTGAGGATTCATATGCTTGGCAATGGGCGCTGGCTTTTGCCGTTGTAACTTTTTTATTCGGCCTGTTTGGCGGCCCCCTGATTGCGGCAGCTATTTCTGCTGTGATTTGGGGCCTATATTCATGGGGCTATTTCGCCCTGCTGCGGCAGATGGTAGACAGTTTGATTTTGTGGCTGATGGTGTGCATCGGCGGGATTATGCTGCCGTGGCTGCTGCTGATGAAGCTGCTGGCTAATACAGCCGTGCAGTAAAGGCTACCTGAAAGCACAAGTTTCAACGCAGTCAAAATGAGCAAAGCGAAAAACTGAGAAAGCAGCTGCCTGCAGGCAAACCGGGCGGCATGGAGAATAGAATGAAAAGCGAATGGCAAAACCAAAAAATCCTCGTGGCCGGGATGGGCGGCAGCGGCATTTCCATGCTGGAGTTCCTGCGCCGCAAAGGCGCGGCGGCAGCCGCTTATGATGCCGACTTCCCCGCCGCCAAACAGGCCGAACTGCAACAGCGTTTCCCCGGCCTGGCCTGCCACACAGGCTACCTGAAAAACACATTGGCCGAAGGTTTCGGCATTTTGGCACTCAGCCCCGGCATCAGCGAGCGCACGCCTGAAATCGAAGCCTTCAAGCAGACCGGCGGCCGTGTGTTGGGCGATGTGGAAATCTTGGCGCACGAGCTTTCCGGCAAGCGCGACAAAATCATCGCCATCACCGGCAGCAACGGCAAAACCACCGCAACCAGCCTGGTCGGCCATTTGTGCCGCGAATGCGGGCTGGATACCGTGGTGGCCGGCAATATCGGTACGCCCGTGCTCGAAGCCTATGAAGGCAGGCAGGAGCAGAGCGCCGACGTGTGGGTGCTTGAACTTTCCAGCTTCCAGCTGGAAAACACCGACCATTTGAACGCCGCCGCCGCCGCCGTGCTCAATATTTCCGAAGACCACCTCAACCGCTACGACGATCTGCTCGACTACGCCCACGCCAAAGACAAAATCTTCCGTGGCAGCGGCGTGCAGGTAATCAATGCCGACGATGCGCTTTGCCGTGCCATGAAACGCAGCGGCCGCGAAGTGCGCCGCTTTTCGCTGCAGCAGGCAACCGATTATTGGTTTGACACCGCATCAGGCTACCTGAAACACGGCGCGGAAACGCTGCTTGCCGCCGCCGATATTCCGTTGCAAGGCCTGCACAACGCCGCCAACGTACTGGCTGCACTGGCTTTGTGCGAAGCAATCGGCCTGCCGCGCGAGCAGCTGCTGCGCCATGTGCGCACCTTCAAAGGCCTGCCGCACCGCGTGGAAAAAATCGGCGAAAAAAACGGCGTGGTGTTTATCGACGACAGCAAAGGCACCAATGTGGGCGCCACCGAAGCCGCCATCGCCGGCCTGCAAAGCCCGCTGTTCCTGATTGCCGGCGGACAGGGCAAAGGGCAGGATTTCACCCCGCTGAAAAACGTGCTGCCCGGCAAAGCCCGTGCCGTGCTGCTCATCGGCGAAGACGCGCCGCAAATCCGCCGCGACCTGGCCGGCTGCGGCGTGGAGATGATGGATTGCGCCACCCTGCAGGAAGCCGTGCAAACCGCCTACCGCCTGGCCGAACCCGGCAATATCGTGCTGCTCAGCCCAGCCTGCGCCAGCTTCGATATGTTTAAAGGCTATGCGCACCGCTCGCAGGTGTTTATTGAGGCGTTTGAGGCTTTGTAATGTTTTCAGGTAGCCTTTGCCCAAGCCGAAAGGCTACCTGAAACCTTGTTCCATTGATTTTTGAAGTAACTTGAAGTACCCGAATGATTACTGAATCCAAACTCCTCGACCGCAAAATCCTGCGCCACGGCCACACCATCGATCAATCGCTGCTGTGGCTGGTGGTGCTGATGCTGGGCTTCAGCCTGGTGATGGTGTATTCCGCCTCGGTGGCCTTTGCCGGGCAGGGCGGCGGCAATAAATGGGCGTTCCTCATCCGCCAGGCGGCCTATATCGCCGTGGGCGGCGGGGCGGCTTTGGTGGCATTTCGGGTGCCGATGCGCACTTGGCAGAAGTATTCGATGGTGTTGCTGGTAATCAGCCTGTTGATGCTGATTGCGGTGCTGCTGGTGGGGCGCGATGTGAACGGTGCGCGGCGTTGGATTCCTTTGGGCATGGCCAATTTGCAGCCGAGCGAATTTTTCAAGCTGGCGGTGATTCTTTATCTTTCCGGCTTTTTCATGCGTCGCGCCGAAGTGTTGCAGCATTTGAAGAAAGTGTGCTGGGTGGCGCTGCCGGTGGGCTGCGGGCTGGGGCTGATTATGCTGCAGCCGGATTTCGGCTCGTTTGTGGTGGTGTCGGTGATCAGCGTGGGCTTGCTGTTTTTGGTGGGGCTGCCGTTTCGCTGGTTTATCGTGGTGGTATTGGCCGGCTTGAGCGGCATGGTAACGTTGGTGTTGATTTCGCCCTACCGCATGGCGCGTGTGACCGCCTTCCTCGATCCGTGGGCCGATCCGCTGGGCAGCGGTTACCAGCTCACCCATGCGCTGATGGCCATCGGGCGCGGCGGCTGGACGGGCGTGGGCTTGGGCGCAGGCTTGGAAAAACGTTTCTACCTGCCCGAGGCGCATACCGATTTCATCACCGCCGTTATCGGCGAGGAATTCGGCTTTCTCGGCATGATGCTGCTCACCGCCTGCTATTTATGGCTGGTGTGGCGCTCGTTTTCTATCGGCAAAATGGCGCGCGATTTGGAGCAGTTTTTCGGCGCGTTTGTGGCCAGCGGTGTGGGTATTTGGTTGGGTATTCAGAGTTTTTTCAATATCGGTGTGAACATCGGCCTGTTGCCCACCAAGGGGCTGACCCTGCCGCTGGTTTCCTTCGGCGGCTCGGCGCTGGTGGCCATGCTGATAGCCGTGGCGCTGCTGCTGCGGGTGGATTATGAAAACCGGCGCAAAATGCGCGGTTTTACAGTGTAAGGAGCCGAATATGGGCGTAAAAACCTTTTTGCTGATGGCCGGCGGCACCGGCGGGCATATCTTCCCCGCGCTGGCGGTGGCTGCCGCGCTGCGCGAACACGGGCATAAGGTGGTGTGGCTGGGCAGCGAGGGCGCAATGGAAACGCGCATCGTGCCGCAGCACGGCATTGAAATCGAAACCCTGGCCATCAAAGGCGTGCGCGGCAACGGCCTCAAACGCAAGCTGATGCTGCCGTTCACGCTATGGCACACCATCCGTGCGGCGCGAAGCATCATCCGCAAACATCAGGTGGACGGCGCCATCGGCTTCGGCGGCTTCGTTACCGTGCCTGGCGGGGTGGCGGCCAAGCTGTGCGGCGTGCCGCTGGTAATCCACGAGCAAAATGCCGTGGCCGGGCTTTCCAACCGGATTTTGGCCAAATTGGCCAGCCGGGTGCTGTATGCCTTCCCCAAGGCTTTTGGCGATGAAAACGGGCTGGTGGGCAACCCCGTGCGCGCCGATATTGCCGCACTGCCCGCGCCCGAAGAGCGG
Proteins encoded:
- the mraY gene encoding phospho-N-acetylmuramoyl-pentapeptide-transferase produces the protein MLLWLAKLSNWISALNIFQYTTFRSVMAALTALAFSLMLGPWTIRKLTELKAGQAIRSDGPQTHLAKAGTPTMGGVLILVSITVSTLLWGNISRPYIWILLGVLLGTGALGFYDDWRKVVYKDPHGVSAKFKMVWQSSVALAAGVLLFYVASNSANNILIVPFFKQVALPLGVLGFVVLSYFTIVGTSNAVNLTDGLDGLAAFPVVLVAGGMAVFAYATGHWQFARYLQLPFVPGANEVMVFCAAMCGACLGFLWFNAAPAQVFMGDVGALALGAALGTVAVIVRQEFVLVIMGGLFVVEALSVMLQVGWYKKTKKRIFLMAPIHHHFEQKGWKETQVVVRFWIITIVLVLVGLSTLKIR
- the murD gene encoding UDP-N-acetylmuramoyl-L-alanine--D-glutamate ligase, with amino-acid sequence MKSEWQNQKILVAGMGGSGISMLEFLRRKGAAAAAYDADFPAAKQAELQQRFPGLACHTGYLKNTLAEGFGILALSPGISERTPEIEAFKQTGGRVLGDVEILAHELSGKRDKIIAITGSNGKTTATSLVGHLCRECGLDTVVAGNIGTPVLEAYEGRQEQSADVWVLELSSFQLENTDHLNAAAAAVLNISEDHLNRYDDLLDYAHAKDKIFRGSGVQVINADDALCRAMKRSGREVRRFSLQQATDYWFDTASGYLKHGAETLLAAADIPLQGLHNAANVLAALALCEAIGLPREQLLRHVRTFKGLPHRVEKIGEKNGVVFIDDSKGTNVGATEAAIAGLQSPLFLIAGGQGKGQDFTPLKNVLPGKARAVLLIGEDAPQIRRDLAGCGVEMMDCATLQEAVQTAYRLAEPGNIVLLSPACASFDMFKGYAHRSQVFIEAFEAL
- the ftsW gene encoding putative lipid II flippase FtsW, giving the protein MITESKLLDRKILRHGHTIDQSLLWLVVLMLGFSLVMVYSASVAFAGQGGGNKWAFLIRQAAYIAVGGGAALVAFRVPMRTWQKYSMVLLVISLLMLIAVLLVGRDVNGARRWIPLGMANLQPSEFFKLAVILYLSGFFMRRAEVLQHLKKVCWVALPVGCGLGLIMLQPDFGSFVVVSVISVGLLFLVGLPFRWFIVVVLAGLSGMVTLVLISPYRMARVTAFLDPWADPLGSGYQLTHALMAIGRGGWTGVGLGAGLEKRFYLPEAHTDFITAVIGEEFGFLGMMLLTACYLWLVWRSFSIGKMARDLEQFFGAFVASGVGIWLGIQSFFNIGVNIGLLPTKGLTLPLVSFGGSALVAMLIAVALLLRVDYENRRKMRGFTV